The nucleotide sequence TGGAGATGAGCATAGGCATGGCGAACATCAGCAAATTTCTGGGTATGCTGCCTTCGGTTAAGTCTTTACCGTGTTTATGTTCCATAGTTTCCCTTAATAATTTAATCGATATAATATTATATCGTATGTTTAAACTCTTAACGAGGAAGAATTCTTTAAACTCACCCCGCCTCTCTCCCCGACCCTCTCTCCGCCAGCGGAGAAAGGGAGACCACCCCTCCGTCCGCTTACTCCGCCCAAGGCGGATTCAGCGCGACACCTCCCCTTTTAAAGGGGAGGAAACCGGAAAATTTTACAAGGTTTTCGCTATGATGCGTTTAGGATCCAGGTATCAGAAGTATAGAGAAGCGGCTAAATACTCTTTCAATTCTTCAAGAATTTTAGTAGTTTGCGGATCGGGGGAGGACTTGATACGGTTATCAAGGTCTTGCTGCCAGTCAACAAAATTTCGTTTGGTAAGAGAAGTAGCTCCGTCCAGTCGTTGTTTACGAAACTCTTCCCACCTATTTTTGTCTTCGTCGGATAAAATTTCGGGATAATTTCTGGCTATCATGCGCCAGAGCATGGTAGGCAGACGGGGGTCTTCAAATTCACTGTTCAGGCTCAGCCATCTATCCGGGCTGTTTTCATGTATAAATTGAAACAAAGTCCTGTCCTGATCGCTGAAAAACCCACCGGAATAAATCTGCAGTTCCGGGTCCGAATCTTCGGTTTTATAGTCCGGCTTTATGCTGTAAATACTCTTCAACTTTTCGCTGATTTCAGCCATGTTCTCCATGATTTTATTAAATTTGTCCAGACAGGACTGCTTATCCAGGCTCAATCTGGCCCAATCAGCATCGGTGAGCACGGATATGGGAGCCACAATGGGGGATTTGTTGGTGTAAATTCCTTTGATGCGTACCCGGTCCTCGAACTCGGGTTCATCTTTGGAAATAAAAATCAGCTTTTTGAGCTCTTCAGAAGGCAGGCTAATGAGGCTGTCCGGGCTGTAGCGCAGATCAAAGCAAAGAATATAATTGCTGTTCTTGGGGTCCACGATCAGCGGGCACATAACCGAAGTACAGCCGCAATCTGTGGCCAGCATGCGGGACGTGTGCACAAAGGGTTCTTTGGAAAAAACTTTAATTAATTTGTTTATACTGGTTTTATCATGGTTATTCAGAAAATAATTAAATAATTTGGGCTGTTTTTCTCTGATGAGTCCGGCCAGGCTGATAACGGCGTGAACATCGCTTAGCGCGTCATGGGACCGGGTGTGTTCAATATTATTGGCCGCGGTAAGGTCTTGCAATCTGAATGAGGGTTTGTCTTCGCCATTGTTGGGCCAGTTAATGCCGTCCGGCCGCAGATCGTGGGTGGCGCGTACCACATCGATCAGGTCCCAGCGGGAATTGCCGTCCGCGTACTCCCGAACATATGGGTCTAAAAGGTTGTGGTAAAAAGCGTTGCGAATAAACTCATCATCAAAGCGAATATTGTTGTAGCCCAGAATACAGGTATCGGGCCTGCAAAATTCCTCATAAATTTTTTGGACAAACTCGTATTCCACCAGCCCGTCCTGCAGTGTTTTTTGCGGGGTAATACGGGATATAAGACAGGCTTCGATATCCGGCAGGTAGTCGGGTGGAATTTTGCAGTAAAGCACAATCGGGTCTTCCAGGGGATTAAATTCTTTATCCGTACGCAGAGCCGCGAACTGGGCGATACGGTCCGCGCGGGGGTCGGTACCGAAGGTTTCGAGATCATAGAAAAGATATGAGTTAGTCACTACCTCTGATTATCTAATAGAAAAGAAAGGAATTCAATGTGTCATTATAACTCACCCCCGGCCCCTCTCTTGAAAAGAGAGGGGGGAAGCGACTCTCTCCGGCACCTCCCTTCGACATTGCTCAGGACAAGCGTGCCACCTCTCTCCACCAGCGGAGAAAAGGAGGGAAGAAGGAAGAAGGACGATAGAAAAGTCATACTTCAAAATTCATTTCCACTTTTTGAATGGCGCAAAAAGTGGAGAAAAACGCCTTTTGCGCTGATCTGCGGTGTCGTTCAGCCGTAATATTCATTTCGCTGACGCTTCGAACTCAGCCTCAGGCTGATCTCGCTGCCTCGCCATCCAGGCTCGGCCTCGCTACATTCGCAAACGTCTGAATCACCACCTCCGATATGCGCGGGGAAAAAGTAAGATGTTAGGGGTAAGTGTTAGGTGATATGTCATACTGAGCTTGACGAAGTATGACGTCTGACAGCTAGGAGATAGGAAATATAAAGGCAAATTTTATTTTTTGAAAAAGCAATTAATTATTTTACTAAAATAACTGATTAATAAACTCGGCACATGTTAGTAGTGAACTAATGCTACTAGTATCCATATTTGATCCATGCGCTAATTTATTTCTAAGTGCAGGGATAACAGTAATTAAGGTCTCTACATAAGGTACTTTTTTTTTATCTCTTATTTTTGCTATGGAAAATCCTTCATCTTTAATCCATCCCTTTTCAACTGCTTCTCTAATCATATTTTTTAAAGGTGCCTTTTTCCCTTTTTTTGATATCAATGCATAATCTAAAGCTATTAATCCAAGCAACAGTGCTGTTCCCATAAAAGGATTATAAAACCAGGAATAAATTGCCAAATGTTTAGCTTGTAAAAAATGATCCTTAATATGCTCCGGGACTTTATTATGTAGCTGTATTCTATCAACTTCCTCATATATTTCATTAAGTGTCAATTTTCTTGCTTTACCCATAGAATTAGTTATTACAAAATATATGTTCCTTTTATCTGGTTCTGTTATTTCATTTAAGGGTTTTAAGTCAGACATTTTATTAAAAAAATTCTTTTATCAATTCATAAGTTTTTCGTGCCCAGCTTTTTATTTCTTCAACCTGTTCCTCGGTAGTCAGACAATAATAGCGTTTCTGTTCAAAATAAAAATAGTCATAATAATTATTAATCGCCATTGTAAAATTCTCTTTGAGTCCTTTATCAACTACGAATTGCTTCAATTTCTCATTATATAGCTCAAAAGCTATTCTTTCCGGATGATCATAGTATATTCCTATCCAGCCGACCGCTTCCTTGTTGTTTTTCAGTAAATGAAACCCTAAACAATAGCTTGCGCTTTGAGATTTATAAGACCCAATCTTTATTTCCGCGATTACTTTATTTAGTTGCCCCATCAGATTAACCAGCGCTCTAACCCCATTTTCAAATTCGTACCCGACTTTCCCTACAACCATTTGTCTCACCTCCATTAGTTTCTTAAACTGTTCTATTAAAAATGCTTCTATTTTGTCCTCCGATCTGTATATTTTTAAAATTTCGTACACTTTCTGCCAGCTTAAACTTTTATTACATCCTTTCAGGTCGGTCACAAAATTTTTTGAGAGCAGTACTATATATTTTTCTTTTTCTACCTTTATATCCGAGTACTTTTCCAATTGGTTAATTGTTGAAGTTTCACTGTTATCTTCAATGGAATACATGTTTATCTGGGCGTTCACCTTGACTTCAACTAATATATATTTATCAGGGAATTCAATAGTAATATCAGGCCTGGCAATATCTCCGCGTTTTGTCTTAAATGAAGTCTGTGAACTTATTAAACAAGAGCTGAGCTCAAGATCATTAATGTTTGCGCCAAGCAAGTTTATAAACCGTTTGCTTAAATCAGTCCCGTTGTCCAAGCTATACTTTATCATGTAAACCAGAGCCTCTGTTATGAAATTTTCTTCCGGGTCTATATCTTTGCCGGGTGTGTATTTACATAGGTTTACGAATAATGTGTTTGTCATAACATTGATCTTTTTAAATTTTTTTACCTTCCAGCCTTTTTCTGGCAATTTCCAGTTCCTCAACGGTAAATAAGGTTTTATATTTATCTTTTAACACCAACGCCTCAACGGTCAAATCCTGTCGGCCAGCCATGTATAGAGTAGTAAAGCCGTCGCTGACATATTTCGTGTCATACAAAAGTTTTTTAGCGGTTTCTATGCCGCCATACTTAGATAACATTTGCAGATATCTGGTTGCGTTATACCCAACTTCCGCTTTGGCGCGGATATATATTTGACGCATATCAAAGTTAAATATATTTTCTAATTCATCCAAAGGATTAATCATAATAATCAGCCCCTTTCACAAGTTATCGGCTTTTCTAAATCATTTTTTCTTTTCTTGGATATAGCTTCCTGTTGTTTTTTTATTTGTGCAACAAACTTCCTCAATGCTTCAATATCTGAGGCTATTTCTGTTGGATCTGGCCTATTTGCATCCAAAGCAGTGGACTTATCGTGTCCAGTCATCCATTTAGAACATTTGGACATATTATGATAGATAGTCTCCACCATAAAATCAGTCACCTCTACCCCA is from Candidatus Margulisiibacteriota bacterium and encodes:
- the sbcB gene encoding exodeoxyribonuclease I gives rise to the protein MTNSYLFYDLETFGTDPRADRIAQFAALRTDKEFNPLEDPIVLYCKIPPDYLPDIEACLISRITPQKTLQDGLVEYEFVQKIYEEFCRPDTCILGYNNIRFDDEFIRNAFYHNLLDPYVREYADGNSRWDLIDVVRATHDLRPDGINWPNNGEDKPSFRLQDLTAANNIEHTRSHDALSDVHAVISLAGLIREKQPKLFNYFLNNHDKTSINKLIKVFSKEPFVHTSRMLATDCGCTSVMCPLIVDPKNSNYILCFDLRYSPDSLISLPSEELKKLIFISKDEPEFEDRVRIKGIYTNKSPIVAPISVLTDADWARLSLDKQSCLDKFNKIMENMAEISEKLKSIYSIKPDYKTEDSDPELQIYSGGFFSDQDRTLFQFIHENSPDRWLSLNSEFEDPRLPTMLWRMIARNYPEILSDEDKNRWEEFRKQRLDGATSLTKRNFVDWQQDLDNRIKSSPDPQTTKILEELKEYLAASLYF